In Pseudoxanthomonas sp. SE1, the genomic stretch TCACGCCCGGCACCAGCCAGATCGAAAGCGTCGCCAGTGCGCTGCCGATCACCGTCGCTGCCAGGACATCGCTGGGGTAGTGCAGGCCCAGCACCACGCGCGAGACCGCCACGCAGGCCGCGAACGGGATCAGCAAAGGCGCCAGTACCGGGTAATGCGCCAGCGCCACGATGGTGAATGCGACCGCATGCAGCGTATGCCCGGACGGGAAGCTGAACTCGTCCAGCGGCGCGATCCATGCGCGGATGCGCACGTCCGACGCGAACGGACGGGGTCGCTTCGTCCAGCGCTTCAATGCCTTGTACAGCGTCAACGCGATCACACCGGTCGCCGCCAGGTGCGCCGATGCCGCCAGCCCGTCCATGCCATCGGCGACGATCAGCGCGGCCATCAGCACGTACCAGAACACGCCATCGCCCAGTCGGCTGACAAGGGCGAAGAAGCGGCGCACGCCGTTCCATTCGCCCCAGCGATTGGCCAGCAGGCACCAGCCGGTGTCCCGGCCGATGAGGGGATTACGCGGCAGCAACGGACGCATGGTGGCTTCTCCGTGTCAGGGCGAGGTCGGTCAGCAGGGCATCGAAATCGGCGGACACCTGGTCGGGATGCAGCGCGCGCATCGCGTCGCTGGCGGCGTCGCCCATGGCGCGGCGCGCCGGGGCATCACCCGCCAACCGCAAGGCCGCGGAGATGAAGCCGTCGTCGCTGTCGACGGCGGCGCCGTGCATGCCATCCACCAGATGCTCGCGCGCGGCACCGTAGTTGAACGCCACCGTCGGCACACCGCTGGCCATCGCTTCCAGCGTCACGTTGCCGAAGGTTTCGCTGTGGCTGGAAAACAGGAACAGGTCGCCGCTGGCGAAGTGCCGCGCCAGCGCGTCGCCACGCTGCACGCCGCAGAAGATGAAGTCCGGATGCTCCTGCGCGAGCCGCGCGCGGATCGGGCCATCGCCCACCCAAACGAACTTCGCGGTCGGATGCTGCTGCCGGATCGCCTCGAAGGCCCGGATCGACAGGTCCAGGTTCTTCTCCGCTGCGATGCGGCCCACGTAGATCACCGCCAGGTCGTCCGGCTGCAGGCCCCACTGCGTACGCAGGCGGTCATCACGCCGCGCGGGGCTGAAGTGCTGCGCGTCCACCGCCCGCGCCAATCGCACCACATGCCGGAAGCCCTGCGACTGCAGGAAGTCGGCCAGTTCGCGCGTCGGCACCAGCGTGGCGTCCGCGTCATTGTGGAAGCGGCGCATCCAGCGCAGCGCAGTGTGTTCGAGGAAGCGCGCGCCATAGTCGCGCATGTATTCGTCGAAGCGCGTGTGGAAGCCGGTGGCCACCGGAATGCCCAGCCGGCGCGCGGCGCGCACGGCAGACCACCCCAGCGGGCCTTCCGTGGCCACGTAGATCGCGTCCGGCGGGGACTGCCTCCACTGCGCCAGCAGGCGCCGGGTGGCGGGCAGGCCGAATCTCAGTCCGGGATAGCGCGGCAGGCTGGTGCCGCGCACGAGCAGCGTTTCATCCGCCGCACCGGCATCGCCCGCCTGCCGTGGGCGTACCAGCGATACCGCGTGCCCACGCTGGCGCAGGCCGGTTTCCAGCCCCTGCACGGTGAGGGCGACGCCGTTGACCTCCGGCGGATAGGTCTCGGTGACAATGGCAAAGCGCATGCGCAGCTCCACGTTTTGCGCATGCTGAGGGCGGGAGATGTAGCGTGTATTGCAGCGCGGTTACCGGCACATGACGCGGCAGGAAGAACGCCCCTCAGCGCATCTTCGGCCTGCCTGAGCGACGCCCGCCCGTGGCCGCCTCGCGCAGCAGATGCCGGAACCGTGGGCATTCGAGGTGGCTGGGCGCGGAGCAGGCCGCAGCGTGGCGCAGTCCGTCGCGCATGGCAGTCAGGCGCAGGATCATCGCGTCCAGTTCCCGCGCCTTCGCGCGCAGGCTGCGGCGATCGATATCGGGCCGGCCGTCGGCGCCGAACATCGCGGCGATTTCGTCGAGCGAAAACCCAGCCGTTTGCCCCAGGGCGATCAGCGCCAGGCGTTCCAGCACGTCCGGATCGAAGGTGCGGCGCAGGCCATGGCGTCCGATCGATGCGATCAGTCCTTTCTGCTCGTAGTAGCGCAGTGTGGATGCGGGTAAGCCGGACCGTTTCGCGACCTCGCCGATGTCCATCACGACCCCGCTTGACTTGAAGTTGACTTGAAGTGGCATCGTGCACGCCATGGTCGTGCGGCGCAAGCGTGCGCCGCGCCTTCAATCTGGGAGACCGCTATGGATTACCTGACCTGCACGCTGCTCGTCGGCATCGGCGCCACGCTCGCGATGGATGCCTGGGGCCTGCTGCGACGCGCGCTCTTTGGCGTGCCTGTCGCCGACTATGCCCTGGTGGGCCGTTGGCTGGGCCACATGCGGGCGGGCCGTTTCCGCCATGACGCCATCGCCCGCAGCGCCTCCGTCCGCGGCGAACGGACGCTGGGCTGGTGTGCGCACTACCTGACCGGCATCGCCTTTGCTGGAGTGCTTCCCCTGGTCTGGGGTGTTGCGTGGCTGCGTGACCCTACGCCGGGGCCGGCACTCCTGGTGGGACTGGTCACCGTCGCCGTTCCGTTCCTGCTGATGCAGCCCGGTATGGGCGCCGGCGTCGCGGCGTCCAGAACGCCGCGTCCCGGCATCGCGCGTATGCACAGCCTGCTGAACCACCTGATGTTCGGCGCTGGGCTCTATCTGTCGGCGTTGCTCGTACGTCCGTTCTTTTCCTTCTGATCCCATTCTTCCAACAGAAGTCCTGCATGCGTATTCCCGCCCGTTTCGCGCCGTTGCTGTTCGGTGCGCTGCTGTCCGCCATCATGGTGTCGTTGGTGTCCGCGTTCGTGCTGCTGGTCAACCAGGGGCTGCACGCGGGCTTCCTGGCAATCTGGGCGCGCAGCTGTGCCACGACGTGGCCGGTGGCCTTCGTCGCCGTCACCCTGCTGGCGCCGTGGGTGCGTCGGATCGTCGCGAGGCTGACGGCCTGATTCTTCAGCGGGTGAAGGCCGCCATCAGGCCGCGCGCTGTCCCCGTGCCGCCAACCGATGCCCCAGCCACGCCATCGGCAGGTAGGCGAACACCAGGTCCACCACGGTGAACCAGGGCGGTGAGGGCAGCATGGCGACGGCTGCGATGCCGCCCATCAGGAAGCAGGCGCCGACCACCCACGCCGGGCCGCGCGTGCGCCCGGGTGTCGCGAGCGTGGCGACGAAGGCCCCCACCAGCGTGCCGACCGCATGGGCCAGGAAGGGGAACAGGAAATGCTTCGGTTCGAACAGCGGCATCGCCGCCTTCAGGCCTTCCGTGGTGGTGGTATCGACACCTGCCGGCAGCGGAATGACATGCCCGCTGAGCATGACCAGCCCCATGTTGACGATGCTGCCGACGAACAGCCCGGCGATGACCGCCAGGATCAAACGGATCACACGCTTCATGACAACCTCCGGCAAGGATGCGAGGGATTGCCGGTCGGCGTGGGGCCGGCCGTGGCTGGGGCGACTATAGCCGAGCCTGTCCTGGTCATGGGACATGCGTGTGGACGTCGGCGTTGACGCCACTTCCCTGGGGGCGCCAGCGTCACCACGCGAATCCTTCCTTCCAGTCGCTCCGCGGCAGCCACGTCGTCTGGTCCGTCGATGCTGCCTGACGCCACGCTGCGCGCCACCATCGGTTCGATGTCCGAGAACCGCATCGCGCGCGCGCCGATCCTGGCGCCGATCAGGTTGTTGTGGATGTCCATGGCGTTGGAGCGCCTGCCGCGCCGTTCCATCACGCCGTTGACCAGGCCGACAGCGCGCGCATCGAGCGTGTAGGCCACCACGGCGCTGGCGAGCGTGTGCCGGTAAGCATCCAGCGGACCGTGGCGGCCACCCGGGAGCGGGCTTTGCAGGACGTGGGACCAGGTGTAGGTCAGGACGAAGGCGGGGTAGGCTGTCAGGAGCATTCCAATCAGTACGAGCCCGGTCCGCCACCGACGTTTTCGTTTCAGCGGCTGCATCGGCACTCCGGAAGGCGTCGCCGCATCAAAGGCCATGCGGCTCGACCACCACCGCTGTGCCGTAGCACAGCACTTCGGTCAGGCCGGCCATCACGTCGGTGGCGTCGTAGCGGACGGCGATGATCGCGTTGGCGCCCAACTGGCGCGCGTGCTGCAGCATGTCGCGGTAGGTCTCGTCGCGGGCCTGCTCGCACAGTTCGGTATAGATGGTGATGTTGCCGCCGAACAGCGACTGCAATCCGCCCAGGAAATTACCGACGATCGAGCGCGACCGTACCGTGATGCCGCGCACCAGGCCCAGATTGCGGACGATGCGGTAGTCCGGCAGTTCCAGTGCCGTGGTGACCATGGCGTCGTTCAGGGGTGAAGCCGCCGGACGCGTTGCCGGGGAGTTGTAGGGATCCGTCACGCGTTCTTCCTGTGGTGGTGCCGGGCGCCGGATGCCGGTGGCACGGGTCGGGGTCGGCGGATCGGGACCCATCCCCGCTCAAGTCCAGTTCCAGTTTCCGCTGGCATCGGATCGTTGTCGGGCGGTCGATTTCTTCGAAAGATCATGCATTCGCACCCTCCGCGGTGGAAAACAGCTTGAAGAAGTAGCCGGCCTCGTGCCAGTGCGGATCGGCATGCATCCGATACTCCCACGGCCTGGTGTGCGGCTTGTTGGCGAGTATGGATTGCAGGGTATCGTTCGCCTGTTCGGGGTCGTGCACTCGGAAGGACAACTGCCTGAGGCCGCCCCAAGTGCTGCGCGCCAGGAATAGTGCGTTGTTGCCCTCGATGGCCTTTTCGATGCTGTCGCCGATCTCGAAGAGAAGCGCGCTTTCTTCCGGGGTCGGCATGCCCTGGTCGGCGAGATGCGTGGCGTGGATGCTGATCTCGAGGTGCCAGGGGAATATGTCCAGATGCAGGAACGTCAACAACGCGTCATTGACGACAATGACTTCTGGAAGATCGCTGCGCATGGCGTCGAAGAGCGTGTAGTGCGCTTCCGGGAGAACGATGCGGACGTACTGGTCTGCCATGGATGCCGGACACCTCGATCACGTCATGGACTGCATTCTGACAGGGACGATGAGGCGAGGTCAGGATGAAACCAGCGATTGCGCGGCGCCATTGCTGGCGCCTATCTCGCCGATGGTCGCGAGATCGATTCCCTCGATGCACGCCAGGTTGTATCCGTATTCTGTCGGGACGCTGCGGCGTCGGTGATGCGTGTAGATGCCACAGAGGCTGCAGAAATAGTGCCTGGCGATCTTCGTGTTCCACTGGTACACGCTGAGCTTGTCCTCGCCGCGCGTGATGCGCAATCGGTCCAGGGTGACGCCCGCCATGATGGCGCCCCGGCGACTGCACATTGAGCAGTTGCAACGGCGTATGTTCTCGTGGCCATTGACCAGGTCCACCTCGAACTCGACCGCCTTGCAATGGCAGGTTCCTTTGACGGTCTGCGGGGTGATCACCGGTACGTCCTCGTTGTGGTCTGGCCGGAGGATCGGCCGTGATGGAAGATCATATGTGTGAGCGCCCGCCGGCATGCAATCTCGACGAGAGGGGCTGTCTCACGGCACGCGCTCGCCGCGCGCAGCGGTGAACAATGCGTACCATGCTTCCCGGCTCAGCTCGACGCCGTCGGCGGCGCAGCAGGCCGCCAGGCGAACCGGGTCGGTGGTGCCGACGATGGGTTGGATGCCGGCGGGGTGGCGCAGCAGCCAGGCGAGTTGGATCGCTTCCGGCGTGACGCCTTTCTCTTCCGCCAGATGGCGAAGCAGCTGGGACGTCTGGCGGATCACCGGATCGGCGAACTCCGAGGCCGTTGCGAACTTGCCGCCGGCCAGCGGCGACCACGCCTGCACGCGGATATCGTGCAGGCGGCAGTAGTCCAGCGTGCCGGCTGCTGCCGCATAGGCATGGCCGGTGGTGTTGGTGACCACGCCGTCGTCGATCAGGTGATGGTGCAGCAGGCTGACTTCCAGCTGATTGGCCATCAGTGGCTGCCGCACATGCCTGCGCAGCAGCGCGATCTGTCCGGCGGTGTGGTTGCTCACGCCGAAATGGCGCACCTTGCCGGCGGCATGCAGGTCGTCGAACGCGCGTGCGACCTCTTCCGGCTCCACCAGCGCATCCGGACGGTGCAGCAGCAGGACATCCAGGTGCTCCACGCCCAGTCGCGTGAGGCTGCCATGGACGGATGCGACGATGTGCGCATGACTGGAATCGTAGCGTCCCGGGGTGCCCGCCGGATCGTCGGCGAAGCGGATGCCGCACTTCGACTGCAGCACCATGCGCTGGCGCAGGCCGGGTGAGGCACGCAGCACGTCGCCGAACACCTGTTCGGACTTGCCGCGGGCATAGATGTCGGCATGGTCGAACAGGGTGATGCCATGGGCCAGCGCGGTTTCGACCAGGCGCTGCGCCAGGCGGCGCTCGTCGGCGGTCACGGGCGTGCTGTCCCACGCACGACTCAACTGCATGCAGCCGTAGGCGATGCGGGATACCGGCAGGTCCTGGGCGAGGAAAATGGTCTTCATCGTGTGCGTGCGAAGGGGGGAAGCGGCATCATGCCAGAGCGTCGTCGCGCTTCAGTTGCGTTGACGCTCGGCGATGAGTTTCTGCGAGAGCGCCTCGACCTCCAATGGTCGCGCCAGGTAATAGCCCTGCACATCATCCACACCCAGCGCCTGCAATGCGGCCAGTTCCGAGGCCGTCTCCACGCCTTCGGCGACCACGCGGGACTGCGTCTGGCGTGCGAACTCGATCAGTGCCGCGGCCAGCGCTCGCCGCGGTGAATCGGTGTCGATGCCTCGCGTGAGGGTCAGGTCCAGCTTGATGATGTCCGGATGGATGGCCAGCACGTGCCGCATGCTGGCGTAGCCCGCGCCGGCGTCGTCCACCGCCACGCGCACGCCGGCCTCGCGGAGCGGCGCCAGCCGTTCGTTGAGCAGCGTGTAGTCGTCGACCAGCGAATGTTCGGTGATTTCCAGCACCACGCGATGCGGGTCCAGATCGTCGATATAGCCGTCGATACCGCCGCTGATGACGGTCTGCGGCGAGACGTTCAAGGCCACGTAGAAATCGCCCTGGACATCGCGGAGCCCATCCAATGCCGAGAGGATGGCATTCAGTTCCAGGCGCACGCCCAGGCCGATCTCGCTGGCTTCGGCGAACCACACGTCCGGCGGGCGGCGCGGTTCCAGGTCGAAGCGCGACAGGCACTCCACGCCGATGATGCGGCGTTCGCTGCTGCGGTATATGGGCTGGTACACCATGTGCGGTTGGCCCAGCTCCAGCACCGAGGTGATGCGCTCCACCTTCTCCTCGTGTTCCTGCACGGCGTGCAGGTCGCCGTCGATCTGGTAGGCCAGCAGGTCGGCGAAGGCGCGCATCATGTGCAGGTCGCGCTGGCCCAGCGAGAGGTTGGGCGACAGGCTGAAGCAGCAGAAGGTGCCGTAGATGCGTCCGTCGCGCAGCTGGATGGGGACGCTGATGTGCGCGCCGATCGGAAGGTCGCGCGTTTCGGGCACGCGTTCCAGCAGGGGAATGGCGGCGGTGTCGGGAATCAGCTGCGGGATGCTGCCTTCGACCACCCGCATGCAGTAGCCCTCGTCGAGCGGGCTGGAATCGCCGGGCAGGATGGGCGCGCGGTCGAGCCGGGTGGCGACATGACGGAACACGCGGTGGCTGCCGTGGAACTCGCTGACGAAGGCCACGTCCATGTCGAGGTGGCGGCGGACGGCATCCAGCAGGCGATCCACATTGCGGCCGATGGCGATGGCTCCCGGTCCGCCTTCAAGCCATGCGTCCGTCAACGCAGCTTCGGGCACTCCTCGATCGATCACGGCTTCCTCCTGAATGCACGTACGCGACGAATCCTCGGCCTTCGGACACGCTCCCGCCGCAAGGGCGCACGGGAGGATGGCGTGGAGGAGTGGGGATGGGCCACGCCGCGGATCCGGGGCGGGTCCGAGTGTAACCTCAAGTCACACGGCAGGGGTGCGTGGGCCTTTCACGCCACGAAGGGCTTGAACGCCACGCCCAGGCCCTGCATGTCTTCGGGCTCGCCGACCAGGTCCGAGCGCAGCAGCGGGCGTGCGTCGATCCATTTCTTGCTGACCACCAGGTCGAGACGGTCGCCGTTCGCGGTCAGGTCCAGGCGCGGGATGGCTTCGGCATCGTGCGAGCGATGCAGCAGCACCGCCAGCCGCAGCAGCGCAGCCTTGCGCTTGGCGCTCAGCAGCAGGCGGTCGGGCAGGGCATCGAAGGCCATTTTCGGCACGCCACGCCGGTGGGTGCGCACCAGCGCGGACAACACCTGCTGCTCCTGGCGCGAGAAGCCTTCGATGTCGGAATGCTCCAGCAGGTAAGCCCCGTGCACGTGGTACTGGCTGTGCGCGATGGCCAGGCCGATCTCGTGCAGGCGCGCGGCCCAGCCGAGCATCCGCGCGTCGTCGTCGTCCAGACTCCAGCTCTGCTCCACCTGTTCGAACAGGCGCATCGCGGTGGCTTCCACGCGCGCGGCCTGGAATTCGTCGATGCCGTAACGCTGCATCAGCGCCGCCGTGGAAAGGTCGCGCGGATCGTTGTCGCTGCCGCGGCCCAGCATGTCGAACAGGATGCCTTCGCGCATGGCGGCCTTGCTGACCATCAGGCGCTGCAGTCCCAGCGCTTCGAAGGCCGCCTCCAGCACCAGGACGCCACCGGCGATGATCGGTCGGCGGTCGCTGGACAGGCCGGGCAGGTCGATGTCCTCGATGCGGTCTGCCTGCAGCAGCTTGTCGCGCACCTGTGGCAGCGCTTCGGCGGTCACCGCGCCCTTGGTCAGCTTCATCGCCGCGCAGATGTCGCCGATGGCCTTGTTGGTGCCGGATGAGCCGATGGCTTCCTGCCAGCCCAGGTTGCGGTACAGGCCGGCGAACTGCTGGAACTCGGCGCCGATCTCGGTGAGCGCTTCCTTCCAGCGCTTGCGCGACAGCTTGCCACCGGGGAAGAAGCGCCGTGTGCTGGCGATGCAGCCCGCCTGGAGGCTTTCGCGTTCCAGCGTTTCGAAGCCACGGCCGATGATGAATTCCGTCGAGCCACCGCCGATGTCGATCACCAGCCGGCGCTGGCTGGATTTCGGCGGCTGCGCGTGCGCGACGCCGAGGTAGATCAGGCGCGCTTCTTCGCGGCCCGACACCACTTCGATGGGTTTGCCGAGTGCGGCTTCCGCAGCGACCAGGAAATCCTGCGGGTCGCGCAGTTGCCGCACGGTATTGGTGGCCAGCGCGCGCACACGCGCGGCGGGGATGTCGCGGATGCGCTGGCCGAAGCGCGACAGGCAATCGAGGGCACGCTGGCGGGCCGCGGCGGACAGTCCGCCCTTCCCGTCCAGGCCGTCCGCCATGCGCACGGTCTCGCGCAGCCGGTCCACCACGCGCAGCTGCCCCAGCAGTGAGCGCGCCACCACCATGTGGAAGCTGTTGGAGCCCAGGTCGATCGCGGCCAGCAGGTCCCCGTCCTGGAGCGGCGGGGAGGTGGAGGAGGTCAGGGGCGCCATGCGATCAGTTTAACGGGTGCGGGCATGCAATGTGTCGACGCGATGGTGCGACGCAGGCGAGCGTTGTCGCCTCACACCTTCGCCAGCAGCGTGCCCTGTGCCGAGTGCGGCGCCTCATCGCCCGGTGTCAGCTTGACGTAGCTTCCGTCCGCCTGCAGTTCCCACGCGTTGCAGTTGTCGTCCAGGTAGTTCTGCAGGCCGTCCTTGAACACGCGCGCGGCGAGCTCCTTGTCGAGGATCGGGAAGCAGGTCTCCACGCGGTGCAGCAGGTTGCGTTCCAGCCAGTCGGCGCTGGCGCAGTACAGTTCCGGCGCGCCGTCGTTGCCGAACCAGTAGATGCGGCTGTGCTCGAGGAAACGCCCGACGATGGACCGCACGCGGATGTTGTCGGAGATGCCGGGCACGCCGGGGCGCAAGGCGCAGGCGCCGCGCACGATCAGGTCGATCCGCACGCCCGCCTGCGATGCCGCATACAGGGCGCGGATGATGCGTGGTTCGTTGATGGCATTGATCTTGGCGATGATGCGCGCAGGCTTGCCGGCCTTTGCGAGCCTGGCCTCGCGTTCGATCTTCTTGATAAGGCCCGGGTGCAGGGTGAAGGGCGATTGCAGCAGGCGCTTGAGCTTGGTGGTAGGGGCCAGGCCGGAAAGCTGCTGGAACAGCAGGTGCACGTCTGTGCCGATATCCGGGTCGCTGGTCAGCAGGCCGATGTCGGTATACGCGCGCGCCGTGCCGCTGTGGTAGTTGCCTGTGCCCAGGTGCACGTAGCGGCGCAGCTTGCGGCCTTCGCGGCGCACGATCAGCAGCATCTTGGCGTGGGTCTTGTAGCCCACTACGCCATAGACGACCTGCGCGCCGGCTTCCTGCAGCTTGTCCGCCACGCCGAGGTTGGCGTCCTCGTCGAAGCGCGCACGCAGTTCCACCACCACGGTGACGTCCTTGCCATTGCGCGCCGCCTGCACCAGCGCCTCGACCAGGGCCGAGTCCTTGCCGGTGCGGTACAGCGTCTGCTTGATGGCCAGCACATCGGGATCGACGGCGGCCTGCTTGACCACTTCGAGCACGGCCGCGAACGAATCGAACGGGTGGTGCAGCAGCACGTCGCCATCGGCGACCTTCTCGAAGATCGCATCGCTGTCGCGCAGCGTGCGCGGGGTGAAGGCCGGATACTTCAGTTCCGGGCGCTGCACCAGGTCGTAGACCTGGATCACGCGGTTGAGGTTGACCGGCCCGTTGATCGGGTACACCGCATGTTCCGGCAGGGCGAAGTTCTGCAGCAGCTGCCGCACGATGGGCTTGGGGCAGTCATGGGCGATCTCCAGCCGCACGGCCGGCCGGTAGCCGCGGCCCACCAGTTCGTCACGCAGGGCCAGCGCCAGGTTCTCCACTTCCTCTTCGTCGACCACGACCTCGGAGTTGCGGGTCACGCGGAACTGGTAGGAACCCTTGACCTCCATGCCCGGGAACAGCTCATCGACGAACACCGACAGCACCGACGACAGCAGGACGAAGTCGTTCTCGCCGCCGGACACGCGCTGCGGCAGGTGGATGATGCGGGGCAGCGAACGCGGCGCGCGGACGATGGCGAGGTGGCCGGCACGGCCGAACGCATCCTTGCCCTTCAGCACCACCACGATGTTGAGCGACTTATTGAGGATCTTGGGGAACGGATGCGCCGGGTCCAGGCCCAGTGGCGACAGCACCGGCATGATCTCGTTGCGGAAATAGGCGCGCAGCCAGCGCTTCTGGCGCGCGTTCCAGCTGTCGCGACCGAACACGCGTACGCCGGCTTCGGCCAGGCCGGGGCGCAGCACGTCGTTCCAGCACTTGTACTGCGCATCCACCAGTTCGGCGGCGCGGTCGTGGATCTTGTTGAGCACGGTGGCCGGGCTCATGCCATCCGCGCCGGGCGGCAGGCCGAAATCCAGCGCATGGCGCACGGTGGCCGCGCGGATCTCGAAGAACTCGTCCAGGTTGGTGCACGAGATGCACAGGAACCGCAGGCGCTCCAGCAGCGGCACCGACGGATCCTGGGCTTGCGCCAGCACGCGGAAGTTGAAGTCCAGTTGGGACAGTTCCCGGTTGAGGTAGAGCGCCGGGTCGCGCAGCGCGTCTTCGCCGGTCGCGGGGGCAGGCGTCGTGTCCAGGGCGGCGTTCATGCGGTCTGGCTGTCCGTGATGATGGGGGTGGGAGCGTCGAGGCGCGGCTCCACGCGTTCGGCGCCGAAGTGGATGGAGAACAGGCTGCCCTGGCCCACCTCGCTCTCGATTTCGAGGCGCGCCTGGTGCAGGTTCAGCACATGCTTGACGATCGACAGGCCCAGGCCGGTGCCGCCGCTTTCGCGCGAGCGGCTGGTGGACACGCGGTAGAAGCGCTCGGTGATGCGCGGCAGGTGCGAGGTCGGGATGCCGTAGCCGGTATCGCGCACGCTCAGCACGGCGCCGTCGCCCTCGCGCGCGAAGCGCACGGTGATCGTGCCGCCGACCGGCGTATAGCGCACTGCGTTGCTGACCAGGTTGGAGAACGCGCTGTGCAGTTCCTTGTTGGAACCGGACAGGTCGACGTTCGCCTCGTCCTGCATGACGATGGTGTGGCGTCGCTGGCTGAGGGCCTCGGCTTCGCGCCGCAGCGTGGCCAGCATCGGCGCCATGGCCACGTTCTCGTCGGGCAGGCTGTCCTGCGCTTCCAGCCGGGACAGCGTCAGCAGGTCTTCCACCAGCTGCGTCATGCGCTGCGACTGCTTCTGCATTTCGGCCAGCATCGGCGCCCAGTCCGGATACTCGGTCGGCTCCAGCATGTCCAGGTAGCCATGCACGACGGTCAACGGCGTGCGGAGTTCATGCGAAACGTTGGCGACGAAATCACGGCGCATCTGCTCCAGTCGCAGCATCTTGCTGACGTCGCGCGCCACCAGCAGCCAGTACTCGTCGGAATAGGGGATCAGCCGCAGGTTGAGGCGCAGGTTCGGGTCCACCGGCGAGGCGGCGTCGAGCATCGGTTCGGCATTGCGGCCGGCGGCCAGCCAGTGCGACATCGGCAACGGCTGCAGGCGATCACCGACCGGGGCGCCGATGTCCGCCGGGTACTGCAGGCCGAGCAGGCTGGTGGCGGCCTTGTTGAACCACTGCACGCGCTGGCTGTTGCGTTCCACCACCACGACCGCATCCGGCAGCGCGGCGGCAGCGGCGCGGTAGGCGCGCAGCATGTCGAGCAGGCGGCGCTTGCGGGTGCGCATCTCGGCCTGGCCGCGGAACAGCAGGCGGTCGAGTTCGTTCCATACCCCCCGGCCTTGCGCCGGTTCCAGGCGCTGGCGGGCGGTCAGCCGCAGCAGCACCTTGCGCAGGCGCCAGTAGTGCCACACGACCACGCCCAGCGCCGCCACGGTCACGATCGGCCACACGTGGCCGACCAGCAGGCCCACGACCACGGCCAGCGCCAGGATCAGCGCCAGCTGGCCGAGCGTCTTGAACCAGGCGGAACGGATGTCGTGGGGCATGGGGCGATTGTAGGCAGATGTGTATGACAGGAGGGATGGGGCTGCAGGGGCGTGATGGGTAAAGGGATTGGAAGAGGGTCAGCCTGGGCGCGATGTGCCGTGCGGGCAGTGGTCCGTCGTCATCCCGGTGAAGGCCGGGATCCTTGTTTTCGCTTTTGGCGCTGCTTGCGTCATTCCAGAGCAGGAACAACGGCGAGCGCCAAATGGCTCCCAGCCTTCGCTGGGACGACGGAAGCGGGACGGCGGGTCTTCCTCACATCCCCACGTCGATGGGCGAAGGTGCATTCACACCGGATGTCCGGACCTGCCGGAATCCTCACATCGAGGCCGAGAAGCGGTAGCCGGAACCGCGCACGGTCTGCACCATGTTCTCCAGGCCATGCGGTTCCAGGGTCTTGCGCAGGCGCCGGATATGCACGTCGACCGTGCGTTCCTCGACGTACACGCTGCCACCCCAGACATGGTCCAGCAGCTGCGTGCGCGAATAGACGCGCTCGGGGTGGGTCATGAAGAAGTGCAGCAGGCGGTATTCGGTGGGGCCGATGGCGACCGGCGTGTCGCCGGCGAACACGCGGTGGGCGGCACCGTCGATGCGCAGCTTGCCGACCGCGACGCTGCCGTCTTCGTCGTCGTCGCGCGAGCGGCGCATCACCGCGCGGATCCGGGCCAGCAGCTCGCGCGCGGAGAACGGCTTGACCACGTAATCGTCGACGCCGGCTTCCAGGCCGCCGACGCGATCGTTCTCTTCGCCGCGGGCGGTCAGCATGATGATGGGCACGTCGCGGGTCATCGCGTCCTTGCGCCAGCGGCGGGCCAGTTCCAGCCCGCTGGTGCCGGGCAGCATCCAGTCCAGCAGGATCAGGTCCGGCACG encodes the following:
- the phoB gene encoding phosphate regulon transcriptional regulator PhoB gives rise to the protein MQKHILIVDDEPAIRDMVAFALRKGEYEPIHAGDAREAQNAIADRVPDLILLDWMLPGTSGLELARRWRKDAMTRDVPIIMLTARGEENDRVGGLEAGVDDYVVKPFSARELLARIRAVMRRSRDDDEDGSVAVGKLRIDGAAHRVFAGDTPVAIGPTEYRLLHFFMTHPERVYSRTQLLDHVWGGSVYVEERTVDVHIRRLRKTLEPHGLENMVQTVRGSGYRFSASM